A window of Choloepus didactylus isolate mChoDid1 chromosome 21, mChoDid1.pri, whole genome shotgun sequence contains these coding sequences:
- the HIP1 gene encoding huntingtin-interacting protein 1 isoform X3 → MDRMASSVKPVPIPLPKVLSRRGVGVGLEAAERESFERTQTVSINKAINTQEVAVKEKHARTCILGTHHEKGAQTFWSVVNRLPLSSNAVLCWKFCHVFHKLLRDGHPYVLKDSLRYKNELSDMSRMWGHLSEGYGQLCSIYLKLLRTKMEYHTKNPRFPGNLQMSDRQLDEAGESDVNNFFQLTVEMFDYLECELNLFQTVFNSLDMSRSVSVTTAGQCRLAPLIQVILDCSHLYDYTVKLLFKLHSCLPADTLQGHRDRFMEQFTKLKDLFYRSSNLQYFKRLIQIPQLPENPPNFLRASALSEHISPVVVIPAEASSPDSEPVLEKDDLMDMDASQQNLFDNKFDDIFGSSFSSDPFNFNSQNGVNRDEKDHVIEQLYREISGLKAQLENMKTESQRAVLQLKGRVSELEAELAEQQHLRQQAADDGEFLRAELDELKKKREDTEKAQRSLTEIERRAQANEQRYSKLKEKYSELVQNHADLLRKNAEVTKQVSAARQAQVDLEREKKDLEDSFQRISDQAQWKTQEQAEVLESLKQELASSKQELQVLQGSLETSAQSEAKWATQIAELEKERGSLATAAAQRDEELAALKEQLEHTQHTLSSAQDSVEQLARNQRKTLLMEAKKAAEQMIEEALSQLEEPTLISCAGSADHLLSKIKSVSSCIDQLEKSRSQYLVCPEDISGLLHSVTLLAQLTSDTILQGSTTSLRAPPEPADSLTEACKQYVRETLIYLTFLEEEESLEKADSAAMRDCLGRIMAIGEELLPRGLDIKQEELGDLVDKEMAATSAAIEAATARIEEMLSKSRAGDTGVKLEVNERILGSCTSLMQAIQVLIVASKDLQREIVESGRGTASPKEFYAKNSRWTEGLISASKAVGWGATVMVDAADLVVQGRGKFEELMVCSREIAASTAQLVAASKVKADKDSPNLAQLQQASRGVNQATAGVVASTISGKSQIEERDNMDFSSMTLTQIKRQEMDSQVRVLELENELQKERQKLGDLRKKHYELAGVAEGWEEGTEASPPTLQEAVTEKE, encoded by the exons ACTGTCAGCATCAATAAGGCCATTAATACGCAGGAAGTGGCTGTAAAGGAAAAACATGCCAGAA CGTGCATCCTGGGCACCCACCATGAGAAAGGGGCACAGACCTTTTGGTCTGTTGTCAACCGCCTGCCTCTCTCCAGCAATGCCGTGCTCTGCTGGAAGTTTTGCCACGTCTTCCACAAACTGCTCCGGGATGGGCACCCATAC GTTCTGAAGGACTCTCTGAGGTACAAAAACGAGTTGAGTGACATGAGCAGGATGTGG GGTCATCTGAGCGAGGGCTATGGACAGCTCTGCAGCATCTACCTCAAACTGTTGAGAACAAAGATGGAGTACCACACCAAG AATCCCAGGTTCCCAGGCAACCTTCAGATGAGTGACCGACAGCTGGATGAGGCCGGAGAAAGTGACGTTAACAACTT TTTCCAGTTGACAGTGGAGATGTTTGACTACCTGGAGTGTGAACTGAACCTCTTCCAAACTG TGTTCAACTCTCTGGACATGTCCCGCTCGGTGTCCGTCACGACCGCTGGGCAGTGCCGCCTCGCCCCGCTGATCCAGGTCATACTGGACTGCAGCCACCTCTACGACTACACTGTCAAGCTTCTCTTCAAGCTCCACTCCT GTCTCCCAGCCGACACCCTGCAAGGCCACCGGGACCGCTTCATGGAGCAGTTCACAAA gTTGAAAGATCTGTTCTACCGCTCCAGCAACCTCCAGTACTTCAAGCGGCTCATCCAGATCCCTCAGCTGCCCGAG AACCCACCCAACTTCCTGCGAGCCTCAGCCCTGTCAGAGCACATCAGCCCTGTGGTGGTCATCCCAGCCGAGGCCTCGTCCCCAGACAGCGAGCCGGTCTTGGAGAAGGATGACCTCATGGACATGGACGCCTCCCAGCAG AATTTATTTGACAACAAGTTCGATGACATCTTTGGCAGCTCTTTCAGCAGCGATCCCTTCAACTTCAACAGTCAAAATGGCGTGAACAGGGATGAGAA GGATCACGTAATTGAGCAGCTTTACAGAGAGATCAGTGGACTGAAGGCCCAGCTGGAAAACATGAAGACAGAG AGCCAGCGGGCGGTGCTGCAGCTGAAGGGCCGCGTCAGCGAGCTGGAGGCCGAGCTGGCCGAGCAGCAGCACTTGCGGCAGCAGGCGGCCGACGACGGCGAGTTCCTCCGGGCGGAGCTGGACGAGCTCAAGAAGAAGCGGGAAGATACCGAGAAGGCCCAGCGGAGCCTGACGGAGATAGAGA GGAGAGCCCAGGCCAATGAGCAGCGGTACAGCAAGCTGAAGGAGAAGTACAGCGAGCTGGTGCAGAACCATGCCGACCTGCTGCGGAAG AATGCAGAGGTGACCAAACAGGTATCTGCAGCAAGGCAAGCACAGGTGGATTTGGAACGAGAGAAAAAAGATCTGGAGGATTCCTTCCAGCGCATAAGCGACCAGGCCCAGTGGAAG ACTCAAGAACAAGCAGAGGTTCTAGAGAGCTTGAAACAAGAACTTGCCTCCAGCAAACAGGAACTCCAGGTCCTCCAAGGCAGCCTAGAAACTTCTGCTCAG TCAGAAGCAAAATGGGCCACCCAGATCGCCGAGCTGGAGAAGGAGCGGGGCAGCCTGGCCACTGCAGCGGCTCAGCGAGACGAGGAGTTAGCTGCTCTGAAGGAGCAGCTGGAGCACACCCAGCACACACTGTCCAGTGCACAG GACTCTGTGGAACAGCTTGCGAGAAACCAACGGAAAACTCTTCTGATGGAGGCCAAGAAGGCTGCAGAGCAGATGATAGAGGAGGCGCTGAGCCAGCTCGAGGAGCCCACGCTCATCAGCTGTGCCGGATCCGCAG ATCACCTTCTGTCCAAGATCAAGTCCGTTTCTAGCTGCATCGACCAACTGGAAAAAAGCCGGAGCCAGTATCTGGTCTGCCCAGAAG ATATCAGTGGGCTTCTCCACTCGGTCACCCTCCTTGCCCAGCTGACCAGTGACACGATCCTTCAAGGGAGCACCACCAGCCTCAGGGCCCCCCCGGAGCCTGCCGACT CGCTCACCGAGGCCTGCAAGCAGTATGTCAGGGAGACACTCATCTACCTGACTTTCCTGGAGGAAGAGGAAAGCCTCGAGAAGGCCGACAGCGCAGCCATGAGGGACTGCCTCGGCAGGATCATGGCCATTGGCGAG GAGCTCCTGCCCAGGGGCCTCGACATCAAGCAGGAGGAGCTGGGGGACCTGGTGGACAAGGAGATGGCTGCAACATCGGCTGCCATTGAAGCTGCTACGGCCCGGATAGAG GAGATGCTCAGCAAATCCCGGGCAGGGGACACAGGAGTCAAATTGGAGGTGAACGAAAG GATCCTCGGTTCCTGTACCAGCCTCATGCAGGCTATTCAGGTGCTGATTGTGGCTTCGAAGGACCTCCAGAGAGAGATCGTGGAAAGCGGCAGG gGTACAGCATCCCCTAAAGAGTTTTATGCCAAGAACTCTCGGTGGACAGAAGGACTCATCTCAGCCTCCAAAGCTGTGGGCTGGGGAGCCACTGTCATGGT GGATGCAGCTGACCTGGTGGTACAAGGCCGAGGGAAGTTTGAGGAGCTGATGGTGTGTTCGCGTGAAATTGCAGCCAGCACAGCCCAGCTTGTGGCTGCATCCAAG GTGAAAGCTGATAAGGACAGTCCCAACCTAGCCCAGCTGCAGCAGGCCTCTCGGGGAGTCAACCAGGCCACTGCCGGCGTGGTGGCCTCAACCATTTCCGGAAAATCACAGATTGAGGAGAGAG ACAATATGGACTTCTCAAGCATGACGCTGACTCAGATCAAACGCCAAGAGATGGATTCCCAG